The genomic segment GACTTCGCAACGGATGGCATCTATCTCTGCGGACTCGCTCATTCGCCGAAATTCATCGAAGAATGCATAGCGCAGGCATCGGCAGCAGTCTCACGTGCATCGACCATTCTCTCTAAGGATTTCTACGAGGTTGAAGGAATAGTCTCTCAGGTGAACGAACAGAAATGCACAGGCTGTGGAACCTGCTTGACTATCTGCCCCTACGGTGCAATGGAGAAGAATGCCGAGGGCATAGCAAAGACAAACATTGTCTTGTGCAAGGGCTGTGGCACCTGCGTTGCATCATGTCCAGAGAGAGCTGTGCGTCTACCCGGCTTCACTGATGAGCAGCTCATCGCTCAGGTTGCGAACGCTGTCAAGGAAGCCAATGGTGTCAAGGGGGGGACCTAGATGGCTTTCGAACCTCGCGTCGTAGGCTTCCTCTGCAACTGGTGCAGCTATGCAGGTGCGGACCTGGCAGGAGTCTCAAGGTTCCAGTACCCGCCCAATATCAGAATAGTCCGCGTGATGTGCTCAGGCAGAGTCGATCCCCTTCTCATAGTCGAGGCTCTGATCCAAGGTGCCGATGGTGTGTTCATCGGAGGCTGTCATCCGGGGGACTGCCATTACATAAATGGAAACCTCCAGGCTAGCTACAAGATCGGTCTTACAGAGAAGATCCTTGAGCTTGCTGGTATTGACCCGCGACGGGTGCAACTTGAATGGGTGAGCGCCTCTGAGGGACAACGGTTTGCCGACCTCGTCAGGGATTTCACAGGAGTGCTCCAGAAACTTGGCCCAAGCAACGCGGGAGAAAGGATGGATGGCTTATTGGCAGTACGCGATGCTCTCAGTAATTTCAGACTTAGGGCCCTTGTGAGCAATGAGCTGAAGATCGTCGAGGAAGGGAATGCCTACGGAGAAAAGCTGGACAAGGAGAAACTCCTGGACATTGTGTACAATGCTACGAAGGAGGAATTCGAGAGATCAATGATCCTCCTGCTTGCGAAGAAGAACAACATGTCCGTGAAGGACCTCTCAAAGAAGACCAACGTCCCGACGCATCGAGTGTTGGAGCACATAGTCGCGCTGAGGCAGAAGAATCTCATTTCAATGGACCACCCGGAAGGCTTCACGCCAACATACAGAACCATCGAGATCGGGGGTGAGCAGTGATGGCAGCTAGTGAGAGGATCGGGGCGGCGATGGTGGTCGGCGGTGGCATCTCAGGGATGCAGTCAGCGCTTGACCTGGCTGACTCCGGCTACAAGGTGTACCTGGTCGAGAAGCAGGCGAGCATAGGCGGTACTATGGCCCAGCTCGATAAGACCTTCCCGACAAACGACTGCGCCATGTGCATCATGGCACCGAAGCTAGTCGCGACCGGGAGACACCACAACATCGAGCTGATAACGAACGCTGAGATCGCGAAACTCGAGGGTGAGGCGGGCAACTTCGATGTGACCGTCAAGCAGCACTCGTTCAGGGTAGATCCCAAGAAATGCACTGGTTGCGGCAGCTGCGCCCAGAAGTGTCCCATCGAGACGACCAACGAGTACGACGAGAACACGAAGGTCAGGAAGGCCATCTACGTGCGCTATCCGCAGGCCGTTCCCCTAATCTTCTCGATCGACCCGGACAAGTGCATCGGGTGCGGCATATGCGCCGAGGAGTGCAAGGCCAAGGCGGTTGAGTACGACCAGAAGGAGAAGATCCTGGAGATCAAGGTAGGATCCATCATCCTGTCTCCGGGCTTCGACGAGTTCAACGCGCGCCTGAAGTCCGAATACGGTTACGGTGTCTACCAGAACGTCGTTTCGAGCATCGAGTTCGAGAGGATAATGTCCGCAACGGGCCCGTACTTCGGGACCATCCTGAGGCCTTCGGACGGCGACATCCCCGAGAAGATCGCGTTCATTCAGTGCGTCGGCTCGAGAGACGAGCACTGCGGGAACGAGTACTGCTCCAGCGTTTGCTGCATGTACTCTATCAAAGAGGCGGTCATAGCCAAGGAGCACACGTCCCAGGTGAAGCCGAGCATATTCTTCATGGATATGAGGGCGTTCGGGAAGGAGTTCGACGAGTACTACAACAGGGCCCAGAACGAGTGGGGCATAAAATTCGTAAGGTCAAGGGTGGCGGCAGTCACCGAGGACCCGAAGACAAAGAACCTCAAGATAAAGTATGTCGAAAACGGCGAGCCGAAGGAGGAGGAGTTCCAGATGGTCGTTCTGGCAGTCGGGCTCAGACCACCAGTCGACGCCGAGAACTTGAGCAGGATCATGAAGTTCAAGCTCAACGATGACGGGTTCG from the Candidatus Thermoplasmatota archaeon genome contains:
- a CDS encoding FAD-dependent oxidoreductase translates to MVVGGGISGMQSALDLADSGYKVYLVEKQASIGGTMAQLDKTFPTNDCAMCIMAPKLVATGRHHNIELITNAEIAKLEGEAGNFDVTVKQHSFRVDPKKCTGCGSCAQKCPIETTNEYDENTKVRKAIYVRYPQAVPLIFSIDPDKCIGCGICAEECKAKAVEYDQKEKILEIKVGSIILSPGFDEFNARLKSEYGYGVYQNVVSSIEFERIMSATGPYFGTILRPSDGDIPEKIAFIQCVGSRDEHCGNEYCSSVCCMYSIKEAVIAKEHTSQVKPSIFFMDMRAFGKEFDEYYNRAQNEWGIKFVRSRVAAVTEDPKTKNLKIKYVENGEPKEEEFQMVVLAVGLRPPVDAENLSRIMKFKLNDDGFAQTTVFNPVETSRPGVFVGGAFSSPKDIPMTVAEASGAAAKAGGVIAAARGTLVTKKEYPKEISVEGQEPRIGVFVCHCGVNIGGVVKVPEVTEYAKTLPNVVYAEQNLYTCSQDTQEKIKEKVKELKLNRVVVASCTPR
- a CDS encoding hydrogenase iron-sulfur subunit, yielding MAFEPRVVGFLCNWCSYAGADLAGVSRFQYPPNIRIVRVMCSGRVDPLLIVEALIQGADGVFIGGCHPGDCHYINGNLQASYKIGLTEKILELAGIDPRRVQLEWVSASEGQRFADLVRDFTGVLQKLGPSNAGERMDGLLAVRDALSNFRLRALVSNELKIVEEGNAYGEKLDKEKLLDIVYNATKEEFERSMILLLAKKNNMSVKDLSKKTNVPTHRVLEHIVALRQKNLISMDHPEGFTPTYRTIEIGGEQ